Proteins encoded in a region of the Vicia villosa cultivar HV-30 ecotype Madison, WI linkage group LG5, Vvil1.0, whole genome shotgun sequence genome:
- the LOC131605632 gene encoding uncharacterized protein LOC131605632: MRAILNVRKYVGFNTDLWNELAAKGRFMCGAFYQRLNAGSILPWSDLCYHNPARPCAVIILWLLCHERLATRRRLLRFGFMQSDTCSFCTNAETASHLFFDCLELKKIWSAILGWIQIQHTPGKWEEELPWALSICKGEGWKAKLVKLALTETVYGVWHHRNRISFGHASNMNHIIDDILEKIVYRGRYKKMLKPHIATRMLG, encoded by the coding sequence ATGCGTGCCATTCtgaatgttagaaaatatgtgGGTTTTAATACTGACCTATGGAACGAACTGGCAGCCAAAGGCAGATTCATGTGTGGGGCTTTTTACCAAAGACTCAATGCTGGCTCGATTTTACCCTGGAGTGACTTATGTTATCACAACCCTGCAAGACCCTGTGCAGTGATAATTCTTTGGCTTTTGTGTCATGAGAGACTTGCCACCAGAAGAAGGCTTTTACGGTTTGGTTTTATGCAGAGTGATACATGCAGCTTCTGTACTAACGCAGAGACTGCTAGCCATCTATTCTTTGATTGTTTAGAGTTGAAAAAAATCTGGAGTGCTATCCTTGGATGGATTCAGATTCAGCATACCCCTGGAAAATGGGAGGAAGAACTACCTTGGGCTCTTAGCATTTGTAAGGGGGAGGGTTGGAAAGCCAAGCTGGTTAAATTGGCCTTGACTGAAACAGTATACGGGGTATGGCATCATAGAAACCGTATTTCTTTTGGCCATGCTAGCAACATGAACCACATCATTGATGATATTCTTGAGAAGATTGTTTATAGAGGACGGTACAAAAAAATGCTTAAACCTCACATTGCTACACGAATGTTAGGctga
- the LOC131605631 gene encoding cold shock protein 1-like, whose product MNCTNAQKVQFGTHMLEKEVGDWWGNTVHRFDEVEDVRGKKDVEFLELKQGNETVAEIYDEDSRKSDAYYKSLNDRKGKGQFRGKSYADKGKQKTDYYMKPSGGGATILIKCFKCGVKGHRASKCTKDDRKCFKCGKMGYKANDCRVSSNVTCYNCGKRGHISTKCDKPEKEKAKGKVFALFGSESVVEDRLI is encoded by the exons ATGAATTGTACGAATGCGCAGAAGGTGCAGTTTGGTACCCATATGCTTGAGAAGGAAGTTGGGGATTGGTGGGGTAACACTGTTCATAGGTTTGATGAAGTTG AAGATGTTCGTGGAAAGAAAGATGTGGAATTTCTTGAGCTTAAGCAAGGTAATGAAACCGTAGCAGA gatctatgatgaggatagtaggaaGAGTGATGCCTATTATAAAAGTTTAAATGATAGGAAAGGGAAAGGTCAATTTCGAGGGAAGTCATATGCTGATAAAGGAAAACAGAAAACTGATTATTAcatgaagccaagtgggggaggagctacTATTCtgattaagtgcttcaagtgtggtgtcAAAGGACATCGTGCTTCTAAGTGCACCAAAGATGATAGGAAGTGTTTCAAATGTGGCAAGATGGGTTACAAAGCTAATGATTGTAGAGTTAGTTCGAATGtaacttgctacaactgtggtaaACGAGGgcacattagtaccaagtgtgacaaGCCAGAGAAGGAGAAAGCTAAGGGGAAAGTGTTTGCACTATTTGGTTCTGAGAGTGTTGTTGAGGATAgactaatctga
- the LOC131607604 gene encoding U-box domain-containing protein 27-like translates to MVRDDLYITVPSLFRCPISLDVMKSPVSLCTGVTYDRSSIQRWLDNGNNTCPATMQILQTKDFIPNRTLQRLIQIWSDSVRDRVDSPDSPLSGGSFDKRDQLLVALTDLESGSENRFESLEKIVGFAKDSDENSVFLAKTEGFVALLVGFLENVDGGVERSVELLEQVVIALDLVLSKIENRESILKNQKEREGESVDSLLLVLKQGSSESKIASIRVLKSIADDMESKLLIAEKEGLLSQLLNLITPENDVNLIENSLSCLVAISTPKRNKSKLIHLGAVKVFSNILTSSSNLSVSVTEKVLKLLETVSSMKEGRLEICETPSCVAGIANKVLKVSAVATEHAVTILWSVCYLFRDQKAQEAVTIANGLTKILLLMQSNCTPHVRQMSVDLLKIFRVNSKSCLSSYDTKTTHIMPF, encoded by the coding sequence ATGGTTAGAGACGATTTGTACATCACGGTGCCGAGTTTATTCCGGTGTCCGATATCGCTTGACGTGATGAAATCTCCGGTGAGTCTCTGTACCGGAGTTACGTACGACCGTTCAAGTATCCAACGCTGGCTGGATAACGGGAATAACACTTGTCCGGCCACTATGCAGATTCTTCAAACGAAGGATTTCATACCTAATCGCACCTTACAGAGGCTAATCCAGATCTGGTCCGATTCAGTTCGCGACCGAGTCGACTCGCCTGATTCGCCTCTATCCGGTGGCTCGTTTGATAAACGTGATCAGTTACTTGTCGCTTTGACCGATTTGGAGTCTGGCAGTGAGAACAGGTTCGAGTCGCTTGAGAAAATCGTTGGGTTCGCTAAAGATTCTGATGAGAATAGTGTTTTTCTGGCGAAAACTGAAGGCTTCGTGGCGTTGTTGGTAGGTTTTCTGGAAAATGTTGACGGTGGAGTGGAACGGAGTGTGGAATTGCTTGAGCAGGTTGTTATTGCGTTGGATTTGGTTCTGAGTAAAATTGAGAATCGCGAGTCGATTCTGAAGAACCAGAAGGAGAGGGAAGGTGAGAGTGTAGATTCTTTGCTTCTTGTTTTGAAACAGGGAAGCTCTGAATCGAAGATTGCatcgattagggttttgaaatcgATAGCCGATGACATGGAATCGAAGCTTCTAATAGCGGAGAAGGAAGGTTTATTATCTCAACTACTCAATCTAATCACGCCGGAGAATGATGTAAACCTAATCGAGAACTCACTCTCGTGTCTGGTGGCAATATCAACGCCGAAGAGGAACAAATCGAAATTGATTCATCTCGGAGCagtgaaagtattctcgaacattCTAACATCATCTTCGAATTTGAGTGTTTCGGTGACGGAGAAGGTGCTGAAACTACTTGAAACGGTGTCGTCGATGAAAGAAGGGAGGTTGGAGATATGCGAAACACCGTCCTGCGTGGCGGGGATAGCAAACAAAGTCTTGAAAGTGTCCGCCGTAGCGACGGAGCACGCGGTTACGATACTATGGAGTGTATGTTATTTGTTTCGTGATCAGAAAGCGCAAGAAGCGGTTACGATAGCTAATGGATTGACGAAGATTTTACTTCTGATGCAGAGTAATTGCACGCCACATGTTCGTCAAATGTCCGTGGATTTGCTTAAGATATTTCGTGTTAATTCTAAGTCGTGTCTTTCTTCGTATGACACTAAAACGACTCATATTATGCCGTTTTGA